In the genome of Pseudarthrobacter sp. IC2-21, one region contains:
- a CDS encoding redox-sensing transcriptional repressor Rex, with protein sequence MSSLDSSPRAVNGTVAPAGEIAKQIPPAAVARLTIYLRALNTLLADGVERVSSESLAEASGVSSSTLRKDLSYVGSYGTRGVGYEVQYLSRHISAALGLTHDWKVAIVGAGNLGKALARYDGFESRGFDVVAIFDADQLVVGNEVGWLRVSDVADLETVLRRTGTNMVVLALPAAVAQAVCNRVVAAGVHSILSFAPVMLQVPDGVNLRKVDMATELQILAYHAQRAQTPDQTA encoded by the coding sequence GTGAGTTCGCTGGATTCATCTCCCCGGGCCGTAAACGGGACAGTGGCGCCCGCCGGGGAGATCGCCAAACAGATTCCGCCCGCTGCGGTGGCGAGACTGACCATCTACCTGCGCGCCCTGAACACCCTGCTGGCCGACGGCGTGGAGCGGGTGTCCTCGGAGTCCCTGGCGGAAGCGTCGGGAGTGAGTTCCTCCACCCTCCGCAAGGACCTGTCCTACGTGGGCTCCTACGGGACGCGCGGCGTGGGCTACGAAGTGCAGTATCTGAGCCGCCATATTTCCGCTGCCCTGGGCCTCACCCACGACTGGAAAGTTGCCATAGTGGGGGCCGGCAACCTGGGCAAGGCCCTGGCCCGCTATGACGGCTTTGAATCCCGAGGCTTCGACGTGGTGGCGATTTTCGACGCCGACCAGCTCGTGGTGGGCAACGAGGTGGGCTGGCTGCGCGTGAGCGACGTCGCCGACCTGGAAACCGTGCTGCGCCGAACCGGCACCAACATGGTGGTCCTGGCGCTGCCGGCCGCGGTGGCCCAGGCGGTCTGCAACCGCGTGGTGGCAGCCGGCGTGCACAGCATCCTCAGCTTCGCTCCCGTCATGCTGCAGGTCCCCGACGGCGTCAACCTGCGGAAGGTTGACATGGCTACTGAACTGCAGATCCTGGCCTACCACGCACAACGGGCGCAGACCCCGGACCAGACCGCCTAG
- a CDS encoding glutaredoxin family protein, with protein sequence MANPEVVLITKADCHLCAEARDAVERVTSALGLEWTEQQVDELPELRERYAEEIPVVLVDGVQRDFWKIDEARLERVLQRALRV encoded by the coding sequence ATGGCAAACCCGGAGGTAGTCCTCATCACCAAAGCAGACTGTCACCTGTGCGCAGAGGCGCGCGACGCCGTCGAACGCGTTACCTCTGCACTGGGACTTGAGTGGACGGAACAGCAGGTCGACGAACTGCCCGAGCTGCGTGAGCGCTACGCCGAGGAAATCCCGGTGGTGCTGGTGGACGGCGTCCAGCGAGACTTCTGGAAGATCGACGAAGCCCGCCTGGAACGCGTTCTCCAGCGGGCACTGCGCGTTTAG
- a CDS encoding HAD-IB family hydrolase, whose product MPKEKYVAVVTQPDAVMQTSEAAFFDVDNTLMKGASLFHVARKMHQRRAFTLRQAAGMAWKQFKFVARGENMEDVHAVRDSALTLAVGIPVEDIKALGEEVYDEMIASRIWPGTKALAEQHLRVGRRVWLVTATPIEVATVISTRLGLTGALGTVGEVADGLYTGRLVGDILHGSAKAVAVRELADTEGLDLKRCWAYSDSYNDIPLLTLVGHPVAINPDSRLRSHARDHNWPVYDFRSGRRAATLGLKAATAGGVVYGLWKGFARFRGPRI is encoded by the coding sequence ATGCCCAAGGAGAAGTACGTCGCTGTAGTCACCCAGCCTGATGCGGTGATGCAGACCAGCGAAGCGGCCTTCTTCGACGTGGACAACACCCTGATGAAGGGCGCCAGCCTTTTCCATGTCGCCCGCAAGATGCACCAGCGCCGGGCGTTCACGCTGAGGCAGGCGGCCGGCATGGCCTGGAAGCAGTTCAAGTTTGTAGCCCGCGGCGAGAATATGGAGGATGTCCATGCCGTTCGGGACTCGGCCCTGACACTGGCAGTAGGCATCCCCGTGGAGGACATCAAGGCTCTGGGCGAAGAAGTGTACGACGAAATGATCGCCTCCAGGATCTGGCCCGGAACCAAGGCCCTGGCCGAGCAGCACCTGCGCGTGGGACGGCGCGTCTGGCTGGTCACGGCCACCCCCATCGAAGTGGCCACGGTCATCTCCACCCGCCTGGGCCTCACCGGAGCGCTGGGCACTGTTGGCGAGGTGGCCGACGGCCTGTACACCGGCCGGCTGGTGGGCGACATCCTGCACGGCTCGGCCAAGGCTGTGGCAGTCCGGGAGTTGGCCGACACGGAAGGCCTGGACCTCAAGCGGTGCTGGGCCTACAGCGATTCCTACAACGACATCCCGCTGCTGACCCTCGTGGGGCACCCCGTGGCCATCAACCCCGATTCGCGGCTGCGCAGCCACGCCCGTGACCACAACTGGCCGGTCTACGATTTCCGCTCCGGCCGCCGTGCCGCCACGCTTGGCCTGAAGGCGGCAACAGCCGGCGGCGTGGTTTACGGACTCTGGAAGGGTTTCGCCCGCTTCCGCGGCCCCCGCATCTAA
- a CDS encoding 30S ribosomal protein bS22 — MGSVIKKRRKRMAKKKHRKLLRKTRHQRRNKK; from the coding sequence GTGGGTTCAGTTATTAAGAAGCGTCGCAAGCGTATGGCCAAGAAGAAGCACCGCAAGCTGCTTCGCAAGACTCGTCACCAGCGCCGCAACAAGAAGTAG
- a CDS encoding helix-turn-helix domain-containing protein, whose protein sequence is MSAEQNFSNAKFLTVAEVAEVMRVSKMTVYRLVHSGEMPAVRFGRSYRVPESAVEQYLKGAVVDGHTETA, encoded by the coding sequence ATGTCCGCAGAACAGAACTTCTCGAACGCGAAGTTCCTGACCGTGGCCGAAGTGGCCGAGGTCATGCGCGTCTCCAAGATGACCGTCTACCGCCTGGTCCATTCCGGCGAAATGCCCGCGGTGCGTTTCGGCCGGTCGTACCGGGTGCCGGAAAGCGCCGTCGAACAGTACCTTAAAGGCGCTGTAGTGGATGGACATACCGAAACGGCCTGA
- a CDS encoding 3-deoxy-7-phosphoheptulonate synthase: MSPATATTAKSTSNLRVSEFTPLPTPAELIAELPLDDRVADVVERGRDEVRAIMDAVDDRLLVIVGPCSIHDPKAGLEYARRLVSQAEKHKADLLIVMRTYFEKPRTTVGWKGLINDPRLDGSHDMAVGLRAAREFLQQVTALGLPTATEFLEPISPQYMADLISWGAIGARTTESQIHRQLASGLSMPIGFKNGTDGDLQVAVDACGAAAAAQAFLGIDGDGRAALVATAGNPDAHVILRGGRKGPNYSAADVESASAKLAAKGLNPRLIVDASHANSGKSHHRQAEVALEIGAQLEDRGQAAHAIAGVMLESFLVGGAQNLDVAEHAAGRSELVYGQSVTDACMDWDVSVSVLDQLAASARKRRSEQ; the protein is encoded by the coding sequence ATGAGCCCCGCAACAGCCACCACCGCAAAATCCACATCCAACCTGCGCGTCAGCGAATTCACGCCGCTGCCCACGCCGGCGGAACTCATCGCCGAGTTGCCGCTCGATGATCGGGTGGCAGACGTCGTCGAACGCGGCCGCGATGAGGTCCGCGCCATCATGGACGCCGTGGATGACCGCCTGCTGGTCATCGTTGGCCCCTGCTCCATCCATGACCCCAAAGCCGGCCTCGAGTACGCCCGCCGGCTGGTCAGCCAGGCCGAGAAGCATAAAGCGGACCTGCTGATTGTCATGCGGACCTACTTCGAAAAGCCCCGCACCACGGTCGGCTGGAAGGGCCTCATCAACGATCCGCGGCTGGACGGCAGCCACGACATGGCCGTTGGGCTCCGCGCGGCACGCGAGTTCCTGCAGCAGGTCACGGCGCTGGGGCTGCCCACCGCCACCGAGTTCCTCGAGCCGATCAGCCCGCAGTACATGGCGGACCTGATCTCCTGGGGTGCCATCGGTGCCCGCACCACCGAAAGCCAGATCCACCGCCAGCTCGCCTCCGGCCTGTCCATGCCCATTGGCTTCAAGAACGGGACCGACGGCGACCTCCAGGTGGCGGTCGACGCCTGCGGCGCCGCCGCGGCAGCGCAGGCCTTCCTGGGAATCGACGGCGACGGCCGCGCCGCGCTCGTGGCCACGGCTGGAAATCCTGACGCTCACGTCATCCTCCGCGGCGGACGGAAGGGGCCGAACTACTCGGCAGCCGACGTCGAAAGCGCCTCTGCGAAGCTCGCTGCCAAGGGCCTGAACCCGCGGCTGATTGTCGATGCGAGCCATGCGAACAGCGGCAAGAGCCATCACCGGCAGGCTGAGGTGGCGCTGGAAATCGGTGCCCAGCTCGAAGACCGCGGGCAGGCCGCACATGCCATCGCCGGCGTCATGCTCGAAAGCTTCCTGGTGGGCGGGGCGCAGAACCTGGACGTTGCCGAGCACGCCGCGGGCCGGTCCGAGCTGGTCTACGGGCAGAGTGTGACCGATGCGTGCATGGACTGGGACGTGTCGGTTTCGGTGCTGGACCAGCTTGCGGCGTCCGCCAGGAAACGCCGCAGTGAGCAGTGA
- a CDS encoding acetylxylan esterase, giving the protein MPLFDLPPEKLRGYTSTVSPPADLHDFWDATIEEARTFPLGASFQPTQNHLTVIDTFDVTFAGYGGAPIKGWLHLPANREPGSLLPVVVQYVGYSGGRGLVNQDTKWAQAGYAHFIMDTRGQGFGGLVGDTADPHPSAGDVAYAGLMTRGARSREDYYYRRVYVDAFRAVEAAQSHPEIDAARVILSGISQGGGIAVAVAGLAAGRLDGVIAALPDVPFLQDFPRSIDLALRGPYPEIAAFLGRHRDRYEPMLEVLNYFDGVNLARAATVPALYSVALMDDVCPPSTVFASFNAYGERSAAPKEIEVYRFNNHEGGQEHHWIRQLEYLRGVLR; this is encoded by the coding sequence ATGCCCCTTTTCGACCTCCCCCCAGAGAAGCTGCGAGGCTACACCTCCACCGTCTCGCCGCCCGCCGACCTGCACGACTTCTGGGACGCCACCATCGAGGAGGCGCGAACGTTCCCGCTCGGCGCCTCGTTCCAGCCAACGCAAAACCACCTGACGGTCATCGACACCTTCGACGTCACGTTCGCCGGCTATGGCGGCGCACCGATCAAGGGCTGGCTGCACCTCCCGGCGAACCGTGAGCCCGGGAGCCTGCTGCCCGTTGTTGTGCAGTACGTTGGCTACTCAGGCGGGCGCGGCCTGGTCAATCAGGACACAAAGTGGGCGCAGGCAGGCTATGCCCACTTCATCATGGACACGCGGGGCCAGGGCTTCGGCGGGCTCGTCGGCGACACTGCGGACCCCCACCCGTCCGCCGGGGACGTCGCCTATGCCGGACTCATGACGCGCGGCGCCCGCAGCCGCGAGGACTACTACTACCGGCGGGTTTACGTCGACGCCTTCCGCGCGGTGGAGGCCGCCCAGTCCCACCCGGAGATTGATGCCGCCCGGGTCATCCTGAGCGGAATAAGCCAGGGCGGCGGCATCGCGGTGGCGGTTGCCGGGTTGGCGGCCGGAAGGCTCGACGGCGTCATTGCCGCGCTGCCCGATGTCCCCTTCCTGCAGGACTTCCCGCGGTCCATCGACCTTGCACTCCGCGGGCCGTACCCGGAAATAGCCGCCTTCCTGGGCCGGCACCGGGACCGGTATGAGCCGATGCTGGAGGTGCTGAACTATTTCGACGGGGTCAACCTGGCCCGGGCTGCCACCGTCCCGGCGCTCTACTCGGTGGCGCTGATGGATGATGTCTGCCCGCCGTCCACGGTGTTTGCCAGCTTCAACGCCTACGGGGAACGCTCCGCCGCCCCGAAGGAGATCGAGGTCTACCGATTCAACAACCACGAGGGGGGCCAGGAGCACCACTGGATCCGGCAGCTGGAATACCTCCGCGGGGTCCTTCGCTGA
- a CDS encoding DUF3846 domain-containing protein produces the protein MSTKFTALIIPAPTEQPVRVESIEATLTNLRELVEGDLESVMRGDWQVYLNAEGVIRDLPLNVRAAQLTYDRGLDLAGAARGCAVFLGSDGHRGETDVPEHLVKRAGELFGMPLAA, from the coding sequence ATGAGCACCAAATTTACAGCACTGATAATCCCCGCCCCCACTGAACAACCAGTCCGCGTGGAGTCCATTGAAGCGACTCTGACGAACCTCCGGGAACTGGTTGAGGGCGACCTTGAGTCGGTCATGCGCGGCGACTGGCAGGTCTACCTCAACGCCGAGGGGGTGATTCGGGACCTGCCGCTGAACGTGCGGGCGGCCCAGCTAACGTATGACCGAGGCCTCGATCTGGCCGGAGCCGCACGCGGGTGCGCCGTATTCCTGGGAAGTGACGGCCACCGCGGGGAAACGGACGTGCCGGAGCATCTGGTCAAAAGGGCCGGGGAACTCTTCGGAATGCCGCTGGCAGCCTAG
- a CDS encoding alpha-hydroxy acid oxidase, with translation MSHTIQPNNPEATPAPDATDLPGTGAHGHPAPSSAERSVVPAALKRRIPKYSDLAPLMQFKKPEFSRAAKLKRASTIWELRDIAKRRTPQAPFDYTDGAAEEEITLRRARQAFLDIEFRPGILRNVSSIDLTTEILGKPSRLPVGIAPTGFTRMMQSEGEYAGSQAAEAAGIPYTLSTMGTASIEDVAAAAPNGRNWFQLYLWTDRDRSLELIERAAKAGNDTLMVTVDTAVAGARLRDVRNGMTIPPALTLKTVLDASYRPAWWFNFLTHEPLTFASLSRYTGTVADLINSMFDPTLTFEDLDWLRETWKGKLVVKGIQTVEDARRVVDHGADGVVLSNHGGRQLDRSPIPFHLLPEVSAALKADNSDAAIILDTGIMSGADIVAALALGADFTLIGRAYLYGLMAGGRAGVDRTLEILEKDMVRTMALLGVSSVSGLTQDHVRLLTK, from the coding sequence ATGTCCCACACGATTCAGCCGAACAATCCCGAGGCCACCCCGGCGCCGGATGCCACAGATCTTCCTGGCACGGGGGCACACGGGCACCCCGCGCCGTCGTCGGCTGAGCGGTCGGTTGTGCCTGCGGCGCTCAAACGCCGCATCCCCAAGTACTCGGACCTCGCCCCGCTGATGCAGTTCAAAAAGCCCGAGTTCAGCCGGGCCGCAAAACTCAAGCGGGCCAGCACCATCTGGGAACTGCGCGACATTGCCAAACGCCGGACCCCGCAGGCCCCGTTCGACTACACCGATGGTGCCGCCGAGGAAGAAATCACCCTGCGCCGCGCCCGCCAGGCCTTCCTGGACATCGAATTCCGGCCGGGCATCCTCCGCAATGTCTCCTCGATCGACCTGACCACCGAGATCCTGGGCAAGCCTTCCCGGCTGCCCGTCGGCATCGCCCCCACCGGCTTCACCCGGATGATGCAGTCCGAAGGCGAATACGCCGGCTCGCAGGCGGCCGAGGCAGCCGGTATTCCCTACACCCTTTCCACCATGGGAACCGCCTCCATCGAGGACGTGGCCGCCGCGGCCCCGAACGGCCGCAACTGGTTCCAGCTCTACCTGTGGACGGACCGGGACCGGTCCCTCGAACTCATTGAGCGCGCCGCCAAGGCCGGGAACGACACCCTCATGGTCACCGTGGACACCGCGGTGGCGGGCGCCCGGCTCCGCGACGTCCGCAACGGCATGACCATCCCGCCGGCGCTGACCCTCAAAACCGTGCTGGACGCCTCCTACCGGCCCGCCTGGTGGTTCAACTTCCTCACCCACGAGCCGCTGACCTTCGCCTCACTCTCGCGCTACACAGGGACGGTGGCCGACCTCATCAACTCGATGTTCGACCCCACCCTGACCTTCGAGGATCTTGACTGGCTGCGCGAAACCTGGAAGGGCAAGCTGGTGGTCAAGGGCATCCAGACCGTGGAGGACGCCCGCCGTGTGGTGGACCATGGCGCTGACGGGGTGGTCCTGTCCAACCATGGGGGCCGCCAACTGGACCGGTCCCCCATCCCGTTCCACCTGCTCCCGGAGGTTTCGGCGGCCCTGAAGGCGGACAACTCGGACGCCGCCATCATCCTGGACACCGGCATCATGAGCGGGGCGGACATCGTGGCCGCCTTGGCTCTCGGTGCCGACTTCACCCTGATCGGACGCGCGTACCTTTACGGTCTGATGGCAGGGGGCCGGGCCGGCGTGGACCGCACCCTCGAGATCCTGGAAAAGGACATGGTCCGCACCATGGCCCTGCTCGGCGTCAGCTCCGTTTCAGGGCTCACACAGGACCACGTGCGCCTGCTCACCAAGTAG
- a CDS encoding metalloregulator ArsR/SmtB family transcription factor, with translation MVTDDVFAVIAEATRRDILVSLRAGDKAVGELVEELSASQPTISKHLKVLREAQLVSMRAQGQKRYYALNPKPLEGIVSWLEPFDVGRAASAATSPEAPPAEARGEGAVGIHVPDNEDVAAVLAREDAELSPAVVIPGGTTAPLSDDTVPQQIGRTVGRAATKAADLLANLPNLPKFGRKK, from the coding sequence ATGGTGACAGACGACGTATTTGCCGTCATTGCGGAAGCAACCCGGCGCGACATTTTGGTATCCCTTCGCGCAGGGGACAAAGCAGTGGGGGAGCTTGTGGAGGAGCTCTCCGCCAGCCAGCCCACCATTTCCAAGCACCTGAAAGTCCTCCGCGAGGCGCAGCTGGTCAGCATGCGGGCCCAGGGCCAGAAGCGCTACTACGCCCTGAATCCCAAACCGTTGGAGGGCATCGTCAGCTGGCTGGAACCGTTCGACGTCGGCCGGGCAGCTTCCGCTGCCACGTCACCTGAGGCGCCCCCGGCGGAAGCCCGCGGCGAAGGTGCGGTCGGCATTCACGTTCCGGACAACGAAGACGTGGCCGCTGTACTGGCACGCGAGGACGCCGAACTCAGCCCCGCCGTCGTGATTCCCGGCGGCACAACTGCCCCGCTCAGCGACGACACCGTTCCGCAGCAGATCGGCCGGACTGTGGGCCGCGCCGCGACAAAGGCCGCGGACCTGCTGGCGAACCTGCCGAACCTCCCCAAATTCGGCCGCAAGAAATAA
- a CDS encoding NAD(P)/FAD-dependent oxidoreductase: protein MEDTYQVVVVGAGFAGLAVAKKLGRKGVRVLLIDANNYHQFQPLLYQVATSQIGVSAIARPLRSIFHRNRHVRVLTAQVASVDAANRTVTTADGDTFKAQVLVIAVGATPNFFNTPGAEELALPLYSVVDATRLSARLTSLLDQTDRETGAPLDVVVVGGGPTGVETAGAMAENVKFVVPKYFSPELAARCRVHLVDMLPTVLNAFSEKSQDYTRRRLTKIGVQLHLGVSVAEVSEDGVTLVDGTTIPGRVVVWAGGLKAGDIITASGLAQGRGGRIDVQPDLTAKDAEGVYVLGDAANITDAKGAKLPQLGSVAQQAGKWAAKNIYADLTGGTRRPFEYVDKGYMAMIGRGAAVAEIGRKRIQLQGSLAFVSWLLVHLALLSGFQQKVRALFSWLNGYIIHSPAQVVVGRPE, encoded by the coding sequence ATGGAAGATACATATCAGGTTGTGGTGGTGGGTGCCGGGTTCGCAGGGCTGGCGGTTGCCAAGAAACTGGGCCGCAAGGGCGTTCGGGTACTGCTGATCGATGCCAACAACTATCACCAGTTCCAACCGCTCCTGTACCAGGTGGCGACCTCCCAGATCGGCGTCTCGGCCATCGCCCGCCCGTTGCGGTCCATTTTCCACCGCAACCGGCACGTTCGCGTTCTGACGGCGCAGGTGGCGTCTGTCGATGCAGCCAACCGTACCGTCACCACCGCCGACGGCGACACCTTCAAGGCGCAGGTGCTGGTCATCGCTGTGGGGGCCACGCCGAACTTCTTCAACACCCCTGGCGCCGAGGAACTTGCCCTCCCGCTGTACTCGGTGGTCGACGCGACCCGGCTGAGCGCCCGGCTGACCAGCCTGTTGGACCAGACCGACCGGGAAACCGGTGCTCCCCTGGATGTGGTGGTGGTGGGCGGCGGACCGACGGGAGTGGAAACGGCCGGCGCCATGGCAGAAAACGTGAAGTTCGTGGTGCCGAAGTACTTTTCGCCGGAACTCGCAGCCCGGTGCCGTGTCCACCTGGTGGATATGCTGCCGACTGTTCTGAACGCGTTTTCAGAGAAGTCGCAGGACTACACGCGGCGGCGCCTGACGAAGATCGGCGTCCAGCTGCACCTGGGCGTGAGCGTTGCCGAGGTCAGCGAGGACGGCGTGACGCTGGTGGACGGAACCACCATTCCGGGCCGTGTGGTGGTGTGGGCCGGAGGGCTGAAAGCGGGCGACATCATCACCGCCTCCGGACTGGCCCAGGGCCGGGGAGGGCGGATCGACGTCCAGCCGGACCTGACCGCCAAGGATGCCGAGGGCGTCTACGTGCTGGGAGACGCAGCCAACATCACTGATGCCAAGGGCGCAAAACTCCCCCAGTTGGGCTCAGTTGCGCAGCAGGCAGGAAAGTGGGCGGCCAAGAACATCTACGCCGACCTTACGGGCGGGACGCGCCGCCCCTTCGAATACGTGGACAAGGGCTACATGGCGATGATCGGCCGGGGCGCGGCGGTGGCTGAAATCGGCCGCAAACGGATCCAGCTGCAGGGTTCGCTGGCGTTCGTGTCGTGGCTTCTGGTGCACCTCGCCCTGCTCTCGGGCTTCCAGCAGAAGGTCCGGGCGCTGTTCTCCTGGCTCAACGGATACATCATCCACAGCCCCGCACAGGTGGTGGTCGGCCGGCCGGAGTGA
- a CDS encoding acetoin utilization protein AcuC, which translates to MTYLPGLSQPAPPTMVAWSSAMTAYNFGPGHPMAPERMDLTARLAKSLGLLDLAHVAVVAPEVATDAELQTVHSPEFVAAVRRVSADPASPDEARGLGTEDDPAFAGMHEAAARIAGGSLLAANMILDGSALHAVNFGGGMHHAARERASGFCIYNDSAVAIQRLLDGGIARVAYIDVDAHHGDGTESIFWDDPRVLTISLHESGLTLFPGTGFANETGGPHAEGSAANVALPSGTGDAGWLRAFHAVVPQLIGAFQPEVIISQHGCDSHRHDPLAHLNISVDGQREAATAIGNLAARHCGGRWIATGGGGYSVTDVVPRSWSHLIAIAAGRPVPLRTEVPNDWRAYVLAKFGRDAPELMGDDVELWWRSWEVGFDPNDAVDRTVMATRKAVFPFHGLDPWFD; encoded by the coding sequence ATGACATACCTGCCCGGTCTCAGCCAGCCCGCGCCGCCAACGATGGTGGCGTGGAGTTCGGCCATGACTGCCTACAACTTTGGTCCCGGCCACCCCATGGCGCCTGAACGGATGGATCTGACGGCCAGGCTGGCGAAGAGCCTCGGCCTGTTGGACCTGGCCCACGTGGCCGTGGTGGCGCCGGAGGTGGCAACGGACGCCGAACTGCAGACGGTGCACTCGCCCGAGTTTGTGGCGGCAGTCCGCCGGGTCAGCGCGGATCCTGCGTCACCCGATGAGGCCCGGGGCCTTGGCACCGAGGACGACCCCGCTTTCGCCGGCATGCACGAGGCCGCCGCGAGAATCGCGGGCGGGTCGCTTCTCGCGGCCAATATGATCCTGGACGGTTCAGCCCTGCACGCCGTGAATTTCGGCGGCGGCATGCACCACGCGGCCCGCGAACGGGCCAGCGGTTTTTGCATCTACAATGATTCTGCAGTGGCCATCCAGAGGCTGCTGGACGGCGGCATCGCGCGGGTGGCGTACATCGACGTCGACGCCCATCACGGTGACGGAACGGAAAGTATCTTCTGGGATGACCCCCGGGTCCTGACCATCTCGTTGCACGAAAGCGGACTCACGCTTTTCCCGGGGACAGGCTTCGCCAACGAGACCGGGGGGCCGCACGCGGAGGGAAGCGCTGCGAACGTTGCCTTGCCGTCCGGGACGGGGGACGCCGGCTGGCTGCGTGCCTTCCACGCCGTGGTCCCTCAGCTCATAGGGGCATTTCAGCCCGAGGTCATCATCAGCCAGCACGGCTGCGATTCACACCGCCACGACCCTCTGGCCCACCTGAACATCAGCGTTGACGGCCAGCGCGAGGCTGCCACCGCCATCGGAAACCTGGCCGCCCGGCACTGCGGTGGACGCTGGATCGCCACCGGCGGCGGCGGCTACAGCGTCACGGACGTGGTGCCCCGCTCCTGGAGCCACCTCATCGCCATCGCAGCGGGCCGGCCCGTCCCGCTGCGCACCGAGGTGCCCAATGACTGGCGCGCCTACGTCCTGGCAAAATTTGGCCGGGATGCCCCTGAACTCATGGGTGACGACGTTGAGCTCTGGTGGCGGTCCTGGGAAGTCGGGTTCGACCCCAACGACGCCGTTGACCGGACCGTCATGGCCACCCGCAAAGCGGTTTTCCCGTTCCACGGCCTTGACCCCTGGTTTGACTGA
- a CDS encoding TrkH family potassium uptake protein yields MTERQSRPRIPASWHPADPEREGLWIFTRLRDFIDDIANTSPARLALTAFAAVCLVFTFLLMMPFSSADGTATPIHQAMFTAVSAVCVTGLTVVSTAAHWSFVGQLVILVGIFVGGLGTLTLASLLALMVSKKLGVRGKLIAQEAMNNAGRLGEVGTLLRIVIATSVVIEGILALALIPRFMILGEPFWQAVWHGVFYSISSFNNAGFTPHSDGIVPYETDLWILIPLMLGVFLGSLGFPVVMVLQQNGLNWKKWNLHTKLTIQVSFILLGAGAVLWGLMEWDNVRTIGHMDLGDKITHSLFASVMTRSGGFNLVEQNHMESTTMLLSDALMFAGGGSASTAGGIKVTTIAVMFLAIVAEARGDADVKVYGRTIPQGAMRVAISVIVAGATLVSVSAFLLLHISGASLDRVLFETISAFATVGLSTNLSAELPPSGVYVLTALMFAGRVGTVTLAAGLALRQRSQLYHYPEERPIIG; encoded by the coding sequence ATGACGGAACGCCAGTCCAGGCCCCGGATCCCGGCCAGCTGGCACCCAGCGGACCCGGAGCGCGAAGGTCTCTGGATTTTCACCCGGCTGCGGGACTTCATTGACGACATCGCCAATACTTCGCCGGCCCGGCTTGCCCTGACCGCGTTCGCCGCGGTCTGCCTCGTGTTCACGTTCCTCCTCATGATGCCCTTCTCTTCCGCAGACGGCACGGCCACTCCCATCCACCAGGCCATGTTCACCGCGGTGTCGGCCGTGTGCGTCACCGGCCTGACGGTCGTTTCGACGGCGGCGCACTGGTCCTTCGTCGGCCAGCTGGTGATTCTGGTGGGCATCTTCGTGGGTGGCTTGGGCACGTTGACGCTGGCTTCACTGCTGGCGCTCATGGTGAGCAAGAAACTGGGCGTGCGCGGCAAGCTCATCGCCCAGGAAGCCATGAACAACGCGGGCCGCCTCGGCGAGGTGGGTACGCTGCTGCGGATCGTCATCGCCACCTCGGTGGTGATCGAGGGCATTCTGGCGCTGGCACTGATCCCGCGTTTTATGATCCTGGGCGAACCCTTCTGGCAGGCGGTGTGGCATGGGGTCTTTTACTCAATTTCGTCCTTCAACAACGCCGGGTTCACGCCGCACTCGGACGGCATCGTCCCCTATGAGACCGATCTGTGGATCCTGATCCCGCTGATGCTGGGCGTTTTCCTCGGCAGCCTGGGCTTCCCGGTGGTGATGGTGCTGCAGCAGAACGGGCTCAACTGGAAAAAGTGGAACCTGCACACCAAGCTGACCATCCAGGTGTCCTTCATCCTGCTGGGCGCCGGGGCCGTGCTGTGGGGCCTGATGGAATGGGACAACGTGCGCACCATCGGGCACATGGACCTGGGTGACAAGATCACACATTCCCTGTTCGCTTCGGTCATGACAAGATCCGGTGGCTTCAACCTGGTGGAACAAAACCACATGGAATCCACCACCATGCTGCTCTCGGATGCCCTCATGTTCGCCGGCGGCGGCTCCGCCTCCACAGCCGGCGGCATCAAGGTGACCACCATCGCGGTAATGTTCCTGGCCATCGTTGCCGAAGCCCGGGGCGATGCGGACGTCAAGGTGTACGGCCGCACCATTCCCCAGGGCGCCATGCGGGTGGCCATCTCCGTCATCGTGGCCGGGGCAACCCTGGTTTCCGTGTCCGCGTTCCTGCTTCTGCACATCAGCGGTGCGTCCCTGGACCGGGTGCTGTTTGAAACGATTTCAGCCTTTGCCACCGTGGGACTGAGCACCAACCTCAGTGCCGAACTGCCGCCGTCGGGCGTCTATGTCCTGACCGCGCTGATGTTCGCGGGCCGCGTTGGCACTGTTACCCTCGCGGCCGGACTGGCCCTGCGCCAGCGCAGCCAGCTTTACCACTACCCGGAAGAGAGGCCCATCATTGGCTAA